The nucleotide window tatatatatatatatatatatatatatattagtatattttttgaattttattattaaaatatattttatgaacaattataatttaaaataatgagtTTATACATATTTGgctaattttaaagtaatatttaagaataaaattaatttatatattgaatatatagacttatttttttatatcaaattacatcaactacattaataattattgttacacttatttataatcataaattactaacaataataatagacaAATTTCATTGAATTAAAAGAGAATGTTTAATTTACGTGACAATGAGGTTAACAAATTCAAAACCTCAAGATAGTTTTACGGCAAAGGatgaacaaaaattgaaaactcgtatattcaaaattattaaaatattctattgaaatttaatttaatttttataatagaaacatttcaaaattatttaattataaacacaaaatttataaGCATAGTATTGGcaataacaaaaatgaatactcaaatttaaataattataaatgtatatttattatatttttaaattatacattttatatAGGTATTACATTACAATTATAACTTAGAGAAAGAacgaatcaaaataaattttaataggcTTAATATTTTTGAAGACAACCTGTGCTCAATCAAgatgataattaattatatttttcaattttaacataatttatttaatatacaaatattttttatataaatactgaataaaaatatataaatgatataatttaaccaaacatgtgtatgacacgaatttaaaatcattttaaaataattttaactctcGCAAGTCActctataaattatttgaatatttatctaattgaacttttaaattcttttagtaaaacactttaattttatttaaattaacaagataaaatatcaaaatttctgTAATCCcatcttatatattaaaaatatttatcttttaggaattttaattatataaaataaaatttatcatacacagtatatggactaaaatgctaattatattataatctaAAGTAGGACAGTTAAAATGTTcagtgtttcattttttttctttaactttttgttatttttacaattacacctaaaaataaattaaattgatattCTAACAATTTTCTAAAAGTTAAGTAGTATTGATaaagtatataaaattattagtgAAAGTTTAACGTAGTACTAAAAAGTAGGAGACTAATACAAGCCAAAAATTACAGTGCTgcataaatctttttttttttcagtcttGTTTTTCCACTTAATTGTATGACGTAACCGCTTAATTGGGGAGAATATGCTGAGAAGGTAAGTTGGAGAGGTTCTGGATTCGTGTCTATGGTCCTtaaaaaaattttgaattcaatacGATCGAAAATTATTACAGAATATGCTGAGAAGAGACTGTCCATAGCGATTTCACAAATAAAACTTAAAGGATGATTCTTTGTAGCTAAATTATTGTTTAGTGAAAATTAAATCACGTAGTAATATCATTCAAGGATAATAAAACTTGAACGCAGGTTTTATCACACACAAAAAGTAAAACgggccttccaaaaaaaaaaaaaaaaaaaaaaaaaacaaaaagtaaaacgGTTAGTTCTGTAATAAACACAAAGCTTTAActttaaaggaaaagaaaatgaaaacactgattgaaaattttgaaattatctCTAAAATGGCTGTTCGTGTCACATTCAATGTGTATATGAGCTTTTTTATTCTTGGGAACCAAACCATCTGCACTATCCAAATCATTCAATATAACCTAATGAATGAACATATTAATTGAACCGTGCCCAACACACATGTTACAATGTTTATCCCACAAAGTTGAAGTACAACACCAACTATACAAGACTAGTTTAGAAGGCAAAGATGCCAGCAATGGCGGCAGCGGTGACGGCGCCGGAGAATTGAAGAGCGGATGCACCGCTGGTCACATCGGCCGGGTCAGTCTCCTCCGGGGTGGTGAAGGGGTCCTCGAAAGGTTCAGGTTCCGGAGCATAGAGCTCGATGGGGTCGCTTGCCGGGGCAGGTGCGGCTGAGATATCACTCTCATCTGATGGGGTAGGGGCAGGAGGAGACGATAGAGGAGACTCGGCTGATTTTGGTGAAGatgaagcctttggtgatggaGATGATTTTGGGGATGCAGATGGGGCCTCATTAGCCATGGCCATGCCAATTATGGCAACAGAAATCAGTGCAAGCACAAGTTGACGTGccatttttagggttttttttttgttttttttttgtgttttctagGTTGTTTGTTCTTGCACAAGAGGCTAGGATTCTTAGAGTAATTGCAGTTATTCTCTATATTATAATAGAGAAAAACTGCAACAAGGTAAGAATGAGAACTAAGTTTGCATGGGAGGGTTATTTAAAGAGAGATTTGGTGGTGTGAGAGAAGTTGTAGGGGTGCATGTGGATGAGATTAGATGGAGAAAGAAAGGTTTTAAGATTGGGTCAAATCACAAATGCATGAATGGGTATTGGTGGCTTGTGAGTTAGAAACAAatggagaaaacaaaaaaggagagaaaaaaaattaaatttgaataatcTTTTGTGACCATTTGTTAGTTGTTTAAATTGAGCGCGAGTCAATTGGGGAGGTGAGGATGTTTTGGTTTAGCCATTTATAAAGCGAGAAAATCGGTAATCATTTCTTAGTATTGTTTATAAGTGAATGATTATTAGTTGAAAATCTATTTGACTCCACTtgcatatgaaataaatttaatttaggtCAAAACATAGTGTGACCAAAAGTCAATTTCTAAAACTCAAACATatgttcataaatttaaaatccacCATGATCAACTTTCCAAAAGTTTAGTTTCAAAACATTGGTTGAgcatttttacaaattaaaaaccatttgaCAGATTATAACATTTATCTGAGCTCTTTACTTACAGAACctctattttaacataatagaatgtaagaaaaaaatgtattaaataaagcccttcattttttttatgatcgGTCTTCTTTTTTGATAGattctaaatttatattatttttttattacttttatgttttttctttttacatgtttattgtcctctttttacgttttttttttatcttcatatgTATACATACaacttttatattgttattacaATCACGTGTGTTAActaattagatttaaattaatttttaatatatatatatatatatatatatatatatatataactaattagatttaaattaatttttaatatatatatatatagggattTGTTACACTCACTTATTCTTTAGTTGAATTAGGTACATTAGCAAGTTATAAttagatattatttttgttgtggtgtagGACACAAAGTTGTGATTGTTTAGTGCAGGTACTACCACAAAAACGATATTCTACGACGTAAGTTTTATGACGGTtgtataaaaatcgatgttataaGTAAAGCAGtggcatttttataaataattgaaaaattttaaagacggttttaataaaacattcaaaaccgtctttgaaaatgCATTACGACATCGGTTCTTGTAGAACCGGCGTAGAATGTAAGAATAATGTCTTAGGGAATGCTAATCGGCTATCTCCGtccttattttcatctttttaatcTCTCTCTCCCTTAGTTTTGGAAATTAAAACCCTAAATTCTCCTCCTCGCTCTCTCTCTTCGCGCCTCCATCGCCATGGAGATCTAAACAACGCCATTTCTTCCATTCTCCACCAAACATCCAACAACCCCTAACAAACGCCACTCTCTATTCCTTCGATGATTTCCAAACCGGCAAGTTCCCTGAGAAAGAGCAACTTCCAAGACCGGTGCCTGACGTCATCACCCTAGAACCTTCCATCCCAAAATCAAACCACTATATCATTATCAACCCAAAACAGAAACGAACACAATTATTCCAATATCCAAGTCCATCATCGTGAAACCAATTCCACCTTCTTCTTTTCACGTCACACCATGAAACCCCTTCTCGACTTCGGAATCGcgttcctcctcctcctacatTCCTTCCTTACTTCCGACATCCCTTACCCCAAAGCAATTTTCGTATGTTCCATTAATTTATTCATTCccctttttaaaaatcattatccTAGGTTTTGTATCTGATGTTTGGCGTCTATGTTTTATTGTAGGATTTGAAGGATACAATTGTGAAGGGATTTGGGTTTACGGCGGAAAATGATGTTAAGCTTACGGGGTTCGATCCGAGAGACGCCACGGTAGGGCATTCCGTGGAGTACCAATTCGACCTCGAAATCAATCACAAGGTTATTCCCTTCAAGCTTCTCGAAGATGTGAAACACTGGGATTACATGGATCTTCCCATTTTCCAAGCCGAGGCCCCAATCGGTTTCGTCCAGAAACAGGCTTCGGCTGACGGGCTTCCCGTTTTGGCTTCGTTCGTTCTCGctatgatgtagctccatgtggagcttctaggccttggatcttcttcatcaatgtagtcctttgcttcttgaagatgaatggcggcggaatggagaaggaagaaagatgattggagacgccacttcaaggagaagatgagtcaagaagaagatgagtcaagaagaaggtCACAACCATAGAAACCCATGAATAAGAGCTTtaagaaggagaagatgagaggagggagaaggagcacgaaCTTTTTTACTGCAAataaggtctgaactttgaagtgtaattctcaaatgatcaaatttgaaaaatgcacacacatggcttctatttatagcctaagtttcacacaaaattggaggaaaatttgaatttctattcaaatttcacttgaatttaaaattgaatttgtggagtcaaaatttcactaattatgaatagtgaattttagctatggttaagcccactaatccaagattaattccaagattctccactaagtgttcgtgtcatgaggcatgtaaagcatgaaagacatgcacaaagtgtgactatatgatgtggtaatggggtgtagcaagcaaatgctcacctccccctctaaaatttaattggattgggcttctcccaattcaattaaatttatttcccaacacacacatcaaatattcacgtaatgcatataaaattacaaactacccctaatacaaaaactagtttaggtgccctaaaatacaatagatgaaaaatcctacatttctagggtatcctacctacattatggagccctaaatacaagatccaaaaataatgaaacattaatgtaatgtgtacaaagataagtgggctcatacttagcccatgagcccaaaatctatcctaaggcttatgagaaccctaaggccttctcttgcatctctagcccaatcttctttgtgtcttctatccaatgcccttgggaggtaggattgcatcattcctttcccctttgaaaaggatttgacctcaaatccagaggttcttgaaactctaggcttcttccctcaacacctgtaaaaagaataaaaacatatatattagtggtgtttggtatgttggagtaaggtaaggtctgaaaacccatttcatGGGCATTTTCCCATAAGGGATCATGGTTCCTCAttaactcaatgagtggtgctacaagtatagaaaaatacgggacaaaccttttgtaaaagtttgttaagtcatggaagccccaaattttccttatacttggtggagtgggccactcagaaatgatctttattctcttagggtttgtgagaaccccttgatcactatttaaaaaattaaggaaaataatgcaataaagcataccttttatgtattttcatgttgattattcctaccaaaaagtacgacaaacctaaggt belongs to Glycine soja cultivar W05 chromosome 5, ASM419377v2, whole genome shotgun sequence and includes:
- the LOC114411301 gene encoding classical arabinogalactan protein 6-like, encoding MARQLVLALISVAIIGMAMANEAPSASPKSSPSPKASSSPKSAESPLSSPPAPTPSDESDISAAPAPASDPIELYAPEPEPFEDPFTTPEETDPADVTSGASALQFSGAVTAAAIAGIFAF